In Lolium perenne isolate Kyuss_39 chromosome 5, Kyuss_2.0, whole genome shotgun sequence, the sequence tAAAAACGTGAAATCCTAGCCGTAAATTTTTAATCTAACTGATAAAATAATTAGAATGATGTGGTTTAACGTGGTGTCTTTATTTCAGAACCACGTATTGTGCTTTTAGTATACAATAGATTTAtaaataaatatgatattttgtagataccatatgaaaatatattttactatctatctaatgatattgattttttacttttcatgttaatgatttttgataaaaacttagttaaatttaacatagtttgactttctgaaaaaaaaatataggccttaagccttaGGACGGAGGTGAGGTAGTATCAACACAAGGGCCAGAAGCGCCGAACTGAAGCCGACCAGAGAGGGAAACGACGAGACTTTCGTGCATACGTGGCGAGGGAGGCGACCAAGACGAGGGCGAAGCCGCAGCGTGAACCCGCGACGAGGGAGCCGAGGAAGATGTGAAGGATGCCATATGGCCCGTGAGATCTGACAGGACGCGGGAGGGTGTGTCTGAGGGAGATCTGACAGCGCCCGGCTTGTACCCTGCAATCAGGTCTCACTTGGCAGTCAGCACTCACTAGGTAAGTAGGAACCTGAGCATCCATGTGCGCGCGCTCGCTTATGAAAAAACCAGCCGCCGCCGAGTCTGCATTGCTGATTGTTTACTTCTGAATGATTCAAGTTTTTGCAGTAAAACCAACGGAGGAGATTAAAGAATTGCCGACCGCGGTGATGCGGCGAGCATATCTGCATCAGGAGGCTTGAAATATTTGTCTAGGTATGTTCAGTGAGCATGTTCTCTTCTTCATATTCTGTGACTCATGTTCCCTGGTAATCAATTGGTACCTGCGGCATGATTGTCTAGCTTACTTGCCCAAGTTTTGTTCTCCTTCGTTAAAAAGAACCGCAACGATCTGTTGAAATGGTTGCCAGAGTGCCGTGTGTCAGTTTTTTGGGACATTTTTTAGCACATTTCGTTGTCGCTCATTACCTCGTCTGGTTTCATGGGCATGAATAGACTGAACATGCTGGTAGGGTACACAGGGTACTCACTGAAATGGACCATGGCTGCCGGTGTACACACATAATAAATCAGACATCATTGTTAGTTAGTGAGTTGCTTGCCTCTGAAGTTTCTGCGTGGTCCTGTTGTTGAACTCAAAACCATGGCGCAGCAATAATACAATTGAGATTGTACTAATTACTAAGCACGAACTTCCTATACCCTTTCCTTGTGTGCCACAGCCCACAAGTACATATGCAAGCCTTTTTCTTTGGTATATTAGCGCATAGCTTAGCGGTGTGATCATGGCCATCGTCACGGACTCCACCATAAACACACTGAAGCCAAGCCGCGCATAGGACTTGAGCCGAGAAATTGCTATTTCAAATTGTACCATGGTTTCTACTTTTCGGTAAGGTTGCCATCCGCCAGAAGAGGCTCCGTGATGGTACTGGAGGCGTCGAGCTGCGACTCCGAGCGTGCCAGAGTCTTCTCCAGATCTACGGTGTCCGCAGGCACCCTCTGGTTCTTGCTGTCGCCCGCTTTGCCCCACAGCACAATGTATAGCCCGGCAACCACAGCGATAGCACCCAACATGCTGGACAAAGCAAAAGTGTGCCGTTCTTACATATAATCAAGAGGGGAAGTAAAATGGTACTAGGATCAGGAAACTGAGAACTGCTGAAGCTGCAAAGAGAAACACACTGACGAACCTTCCGGTGTGTGGCTGTTCGTGAAGGATGAGGGTGGCGAGCACGGTGGTGATGACGGTGCAGAGGGGGTTGAACATGGCCGAGTAGAGAGGGCCCCTCACCGTTATGCACCACGACTGGAGGTAGAACGTCACGCCTGACCCAAACGCACCCTGCATAATACAACACCATGTTACGAAGAGCTTAAAAGTAGGAACTCTAATTTAAGGTATGGGAGAACTTACGGCAAAAATGCAGCCCATGAGCTCAAAGAGCGAGTGGATCTTCCAGTCGTCCAGGTCCGGCACCACGAAGGAGGTAAGCAACGCCGACTGCCCCATGGACAGGAAGCACATCCAAGCCGACAGCGTCAGGGGATCCACGTACGACTTGCAGATAGGCACCTGCAGGATGAGCCAGAGCGACCAGCAGGAGCTGCTGCCGACGAGGAGCAGCGCCCCGATCACCCAATTACGGCCTGCCGTCGAGTGGAGAAGTACATCGTACAGGCCGCTGGCGCCCAGCGAGTGGTTTAGCATCTTGGGGCCCTTGTAGAACGCCATGATCATGGCGCCACCGACGCAGACGGCGGTGCCGAATATCTTGGCCATGCTTCGTGGTTTtctgatctccacgctttctagcCTACATGCACGAAACATCCAATTCAGAGACAGCATGTGACGGATTCCACTTCTGCAATTTTGTTGTCAAGTAAAGTAATGCAATACTGACAATTGTTTTTTCCTGTAGCGAGGTAATCTAGTACCAACCCCACTTACTTTTTTTTTCATTCGAAAAGGGAAAATACCTGGCCTCTGTATCGAAGTGGTACATATGGTCtttaggctggccatagtggtaagtatcatgtagtagtatcatgcatatgatacttgtgtatggtactatctctatagtgagtagtatcatgaagtagtatcatagtcatgttatatttattgttttttagaatctcaatgtaaatttgtgcacaagatttgtttggcattaaCTTTTTTTCGTGATATACCCTATGATGCagtatccacctatgttactctaatctcctctttTTTCCTTAATTAGctaccacatcagcatttttgtgggatCAATGTGCATGATActtgctatgatactagcactatggctagccttagtTCAGCTTAACCCCACTTACTTGGAATGCCACGCTGACATTGACAGTTAGTTTTCCCTGTGTAGAAATGACACTcataatgatatgtagggactagAGGGGTAGTGAAGTGACCACGTGGAACAGAACCAATTATTAGCATTTCCCCCAAGGGTTCAACAAATAATGCTGCCCATTAGTCCCCTATGTAAACTGTCGGCCTAGCTGTACTACTATCATAAACAGACACCTGTATTCTCGTACAGTCGTCAAGTGGACCAGTACCTTTCACAGATCTGAGCTTGATGAACTAAGGTACACATTTTCTCTTAGTGTTTTTCTTACAAGTAGCACAATGTGTAGTAAGATAGACACATAGCAAGTGT encodes:
- the LOC127301505 gene encoding WAT1-related protein At4g30420 yields the protein MEDHKPLAAMVVVQCIYAAMALWAKALFSGGMSPMVFVVYRQAIATLVLVPIATLANRKKLKEMVCIGTTGFALVFVASLVGATTNQYLYYQGLNLGSSSMATAMTNLIPAITFVMATSVGLESVEIRKPRSMAKIFGTAVCVGGAMIMAFYKGPKMLNHSLGASGLYDVLLHSTAGRNWVIGALLLVGSSSCWSLWLILQVPICKSYVDPLTLSAWMCFLSMGQSALLTSFVVPDLDDWKIHSLFELMGCIFAGAFGSGVTFYLQSWCITVRGPLYSAMFNPLCTVITTVLATLILHEQPHTGSMLGAIAVVAGLYIVLWGKAGDSKNQRVPADTVDLEKTLARSESQLDASSTITEPLLADGNLTEK